One Natronomonas moolapensis 8.8.11 genomic region harbors:
- a CDS encoding Brp/Blh family beta-carotene 15,15'-dioxygenase yields MATVETHLGRLRSDRERWLLSASRVALVAVAGWFLLARRASVSIDMRTQAGIYLFGMVALNLPYGGYEHMSNLKNRGVPFGARYIGAYLAMVAGFVALFFTAPVAGLTVAIAVAVAKGGHGGLRVLDTLVGTDHLRTTPQRALAAFVRGGTVMIVPIYAWPGDFAAFSTFMIDIFQPGAFEAVAPYYGDFRVALGAVFAAAVAVHVGLGFQRRKDLTTWAVDAGETALLIAYFAIVPVVAAVGLYFPLWYSMRQSARAEAVRSALPDPDPESIPSPHRVIVAFILGTAATFSLAALIATLAPNPMSGGTLLVSGVAFFSVFISIIALPHVVVGGWLDTDRGIWYTP; encoded by the coding sequence ATGGCAACGGTCGAAACGCACCTCGGTCGCCTCCGGTCCGACCGGGAGCGCTGGCTGCTCTCGGCGTCCCGGGTCGCCCTCGTCGCAGTCGCCGGGTGGTTCCTGCTCGCGCGGCGGGCGAGCGTCTCCATCGACATGCGGACGCAGGCAGGGATCTACCTGTTCGGGATGGTCGCGTTGAACCTCCCCTACGGGGGATACGAGCACATGTCGAATCTCAAAAACCGGGGGGTACCCTTCGGCGCTCGCTACATCGGGGCGTACCTGGCGATGGTCGCCGGGTTCGTGGCGTTGTTTTTCACCGCGCCGGTCGCCGGCCTCACCGTCGCGATCGCCGTCGCCGTCGCGAAGGGTGGCCACGGCGGTCTCCGGGTGCTCGATACGCTCGTCGGGACCGATCACCTCCGGACGACGCCCCAGCGCGCGCTGGCGGCGTTCGTCCGCGGCGGGACGGTGATGATCGTTCCGATCTACGCGTGGCCCGGCGATTTCGCTGCGTTCAGCACGTTCATGATCGACATCTTCCAGCCCGGCGCCTTCGAGGCCGTCGCCCCGTACTACGGCGATTTCAGGGTCGCGTTAGGAGCCGTCTTCGCCGCCGCCGTCGCCGTCCACGTCGGCCTCGGCTTTCAGCGCCGGAAGGACCTCACGACGTGGGCCGTCGACGCCGGCGAGACGGCGCTGTTGATCGCGTACTTCGCCATCGTGCCCGTGGTCGCCGCCGTCGGCCTGTACTTTCCGCTCTGGTACTCGATGCGTCAGAGCGCCCGCGCCGAGGCGGTCCGCTCGGCGCTTCCCGATCCCGACCCCGAATCGATCCCCTCGCCTCACCGGGTGATCGTCGCCTTCATACTCGGCACCGCCGCCACGTTCTCGCTTGCGGCCCTGATCGCGACGCTCGCACCGAACCCGATGTCCGGCGGGACACTGCTCGTAAGCGGCGTCGCCTTCTTCAGCGTCTTCATCAGCATCATCGCCCTCCCCCACGTCGTCGTCGGGGGCTGGCTCGACACCGACCGCGGCATCTGGTACACTCCCTGA
- a CDS encoding phosphoglucomutase/phosphomannomutase family protein, protein MNVEFGTDGWRTTVEEFTEPRIRAVGQAVADYLRSTGEDAPVAVGYDPRAGSRAAAEELAGVVCANGFDALLADRDTPTPVVAWTVLGRGLSGALQVTASHNPPTYNGIKFVPSDGAPAPPAVTDRLAAALAPPDPLAEDRWGSVRETDFVEPYLGDALSVVDSDLDGLALAHDAMHGSGRGVTDELLSRAGASVTRLRGERDPEFGGSPPEPTAEHLGALEAAVVDGDAALGVANDGDADRLAVVTPTRGVVDPNWVLAALYDYLLETGAGDVVRTVSTTALVDRIAEANGHAAHETAVGFKWVAEAMADSGALVGGEESGGFGVGGHLHNKDGVLVALLVADAHAAEPFDDRLDRLRAEFGDIVQDRRSVDCPDDRKAAVIEALDAGLPESVAGSGVERVGRTDGFKLFLTDGSWLLLRPSGTEPKLRVYVEADSEARVDDLLSAGASLLEPLV, encoded by the coding sequence ATGAACGTCGAGTTCGGCACCGACGGCTGGCGGACGACGGTCGAGGAGTTCACCGAACCGCGGATCCGGGCCGTCGGCCAGGCCGTCGCCGACTACCTGCGCTCGACGGGCGAGGACGCGCCGGTCGCGGTCGGCTACGACCCGCGGGCGGGCTCTCGCGCCGCCGCGGAGGAACTCGCCGGCGTCGTCTGTGCCAACGGCTTCGACGCCCTCCTCGCCGACCGCGACACCCCCACGCCGGTCGTCGCGTGGACGGTCCTCGGTCGAGGGCTCTCGGGGGCGTTGCAGGTGACCGCGAGCCACAACCCGCCGACGTACAACGGCATCAAGTTCGTCCCCTCCGACGGCGCGCCCGCTCCCCCGGCAGTGACGGATCGGCTGGCCGCGGCGCTGGCCCCGCCCGACCCGCTCGCCGAGGACCGGTGGGGTTCCGTCCGGGAGACCGACTTCGTCGAACCCTACCTCGGGGACGCGCTGTCGGTCGTCGATTCGGACCTCGACGGGCTGGCGCTCGCCCACGATGCAATGCACGGCAGCGGCCGCGGCGTCACCGACGAACTCCTCTCGCGGGCGGGCGCGTCCGTCACGCGACTGCGGGGCGAGCGCGACCCCGAGTTCGGTGGTTCGCCACCCGAGCCGACCGCCGAACACCTCGGGGCGCTCGAAGCCGCGGTCGTCGACGGCGACGCCGCACTCGGCGTCGCGAACGACGGCGACGCCGACCGCCTCGCCGTCGTCACGCCCACCCGTGGCGTCGTCGACCCGAACTGGGTGCTCGCGGCGCTGTACGACTACCTGCTGGAGACGGGTGCGGGCGACGTCGTCCGGACCGTTTCGACGACCGCGCTCGTCGACCGGATCGCCGAGGCGAACGGCCACGCCGCCCACGAGACGGCGGTCGGGTTCAAGTGGGTCGCCGAGGCGATGGCCGACTCCGGGGCGCTCGTCGGCGGCGAGGAGTCGGGCGGGTTCGGGGTCGGCGGGCACCTCCACAACAAGGACGGCGTCCTCGTTGCGCTCCTCGTCGCCGACGCCCACGCCGCGGAGCCGTTCGACGACCGCCTCGACCGCCTCCGCGCCGAGTTCGGCGACATCGTCCAGGACCGCCGGAGCGTCGACTGTCCCGACGACCGGAAGGCGGCCGTCATCGAGGCGCTCGACGCGGGCCTCCCGGAGTCGGTCGCCGGCAGCGGCGTCGAGCGCGTCGGCCGCACCGACGGCTTCAAGCTCTTCTTGACGGACGGCTCGTGGCTTTTACTCCGGCCGAGCGGGACCGAGCCGAAACTCCGGGTGTACGTCGAAGCGGACAGCGAGGCCAGAGTCGACGACCTGTTGTCGGCCGGCGCTTCGCTGCTCGAGCCACTCGTTTGA
- a CDS encoding phytoene desaturase family protein produces MIGSTDATAARPHNEQPLGGDDITVVGGGFGGLSAACYLAADGADVTLLERHDEVGGVAGRIETDGFRIDTGPSWYLMPDTFDRFFGHFDRDPEAYYDLTRLDPHYRVFWKDGDCVDVPDDPNAVADLFESYEPGGGEAFRSYLDGAEHAYEVGIAEFVYRDRSRLRDCLDPRLLRAARGVTLLDSMDEYVAERFEHPKLRQLLQYTLVFLGGAPHNTPAIYTLMSHVDFNLGVYHPTGGIASVIDGIAELATELGVDIRTDREVTGLDPGVGGLGVETASGRDRADAVVANANPYHVERELLPADRTEYGTDYWADRTYAPSAFLLYLGVEGDAEPLAHHTLVLPTDWDAHFEAIFEDPAWPDDPAYYVNVPSRTDPTMAPDGHEAVVVLVPIAAGLEDDDRARERFREGVIDDLETHTGADLRDRIVLERTACVSEFGERFGAPRGTALGLAHTLRQTGPFRPSIRSSAADSLYYTGSYTSPGIGVPMCLVSGEHTAAAVRDGETPGAVSSLFDRR; encoded by the coding sequence ATGATCGGCTCCACCGACGCCACGGCGGCACGACCGCACAACGAACAGCCACTCGGCGGCGACGACATCACGGTCGTCGGCGGCGGCTTCGGCGGCCTGTCTGCGGCCTGCTATCTCGCCGCCGACGGCGCGGACGTAACCCTGCTCGAACGGCACGACGAGGTGGGCGGCGTCGCCGGCCGAATCGAGACCGACGGCTTCCGGATCGACACCGGGCCGTCGTGGTATCTCATGCCCGATACGTTCGATCGGTTCTTCGGCCACTTCGACCGCGACCCCGAGGCGTACTACGACCTCACGCGACTCGACCCCCACTACCGCGTGTTCTGGAAGGACGGCGACTGCGTCGACGTACCCGACGACCCCAATGCGGTCGCCGACCTCTTCGAGTCCTACGAACCGGGGGGCGGCGAAGCGTTCCGCTCGTACCTCGACGGGGCCGAACACGCCTACGAGGTCGGCATCGCGGAGTTCGTCTACCGGGATCGCTCCCGGCTGCGGGACTGTCTCGATCCCCGGTTGCTCCGGGCCGCCCGCGGCGTGACGCTTCTGGACTCGATGGACGAATACGTCGCCGAGCGTTTCGAGCACCCGAAGCTCCGGCAACTCCTGCAGTACACGCTGGTCTTTCTCGGCGGCGCACCCCACAACACGCCCGCGATCTACACGCTCATGTCCCACGTCGACTTCAACCTCGGCGTCTACCACCCGACGGGCGGCATCGCGTCGGTCATCGACGGGATCGCCGAACTCGCGACCGAACTCGGCGTCGATATCCGAACCGACCGCGAGGTGACCGGCCTCGACCCCGGAGTCGGCGGACTCGGCGTCGAGACCGCGTCCGGGCGCGACCGGGCCGACGCGGTCGTCGCGAACGCGAACCCCTACCACGTCGAACGCGAGCTCCTCCCCGCGGATCGGACGGAGTACGGCACCGACTACTGGGCCGACCGGACGTACGCCCCCTCGGCGTTCCTGTTGTACCTCGGCGTCGAGGGCGACGCCGAACCGCTCGCCCACCACACGCTCGTGTTGCCGACCGATTGGGACGCCCACTTCGAGGCGATCTTCGAGGATCCAGCCTGGCCCGACGATCCCGCCTACTACGTCAACGTCCCCTCCCGGACCGATCCGACGATGGCCCCCGACGGCCACGAGGCGGTCGTCGTACTCGTCCCGATCGCCGCCGGCCTCGAGGACGACGACCGGGCGCGCGAGCGGTTCCGCGAGGGGGTCATCGACGACCTCGAGACCCACACCGGCGCCGACCTCCGCGACCGGATCGTCCTCGAGCGGACCGCCTGCGTCTCGGAGTTCGGCGAACGCTTCGGCGCACCGCGAGGCACGGCGCTCGGGCTCGCTCACACCCTCCGACAGACCGGACCGTTCCGCCCGTCGATCCGGTCTTCGGCGGCCGATTCGCTGTACTACACTGGTTCGTACACCTCGCCGGGGATCGGTGTCCCGATGTGTCTGGTCAGCGGCGAACACACCGCCGCCGCGGTTCGGGACGGTGAGACGCCGGGCGCCGTGTCGTCGCTCTTCGACCGCCGATGA
- a CDS encoding DHHA1 domain-containing protein: MAAADAPVPELQARADACAAQLCAADRVLLASHIDADGLTSAAVAATALERAGIPFEAVFEKQLDADSIAAIADRAYGTVLFTDFGSGQLDLIAEHERAGAFVPVVADHHQPADADTEHHLNPLLKGIDGASELSGAGASYVLARALAARSSADERLDNRDLAGLAVVGAVGDMQASEGDLRGANAAIVGEGVEAGVVEERKDLAVYGKQTRPLPKLLEYASDVRIPGITNDERGTVSFLDGLDVSCRADGEWRRWVDLSEGEKRTLASALVRRAVSRGVPAFKIDRLVGTSYVLTEEPVGTELRDASEFSTLLNATARYERADVGLAVCLGDRERALERARELLANHRRNLSAGIEWVEEHGVTREDSLQWFDAGSEIRETIVGIIAGMSMGADGVSRDVPIVAFAEKGDGETKVSGRGTGPLVGDGLDLSAAIGEAARAVGGDGGGHDVAAGATIPAGTEAEFIERADAIVGEQLE; the protein is encoded by the coding sequence ATGGCCGCCGCCGACGCCCCCGTCCCGGAGTTGCAGGCCCGCGCCGACGCGTGTGCGGCGCAGTTGTGCGCCGCGGATCGCGTGTTGCTCGCCTCCCACATCGACGCCGACGGGCTGACCAGCGCCGCGGTCGCGGCGACCGCGCTCGAACGGGCGGGGATACCGTTCGAAGCGGTCTTCGAGAAGCAACTCGACGCCGACTCGATCGCGGCCATCGCCGACCGGGCGTACGGGACGGTGCTTTTCACCGACTTCGGCAGCGGCCAACTCGATCTCATCGCCGAACACGAACGCGCGGGCGCGTTCGTCCCCGTCGTCGCCGACCACCACCAGCCGGCCGACGCCGACACGGAGCACCACCTCAACCCGCTGCTCAAGGGGATCGACGGGGCCTCGGAGCTGTCGGGTGCGGGGGCGAGTTACGTCCTCGCGCGGGCGCTCGCCGCGCGCTCGTCGGCCGACGAACGGCTCGACAACCGCGATCTGGCGGGACTCGCGGTCGTCGGCGCGGTCGGCGACATGCAGGCCTCCGAGGGCGATCTCCGTGGCGCGAACGCCGCGATCGTCGGGGAGGGCGTCGAGGCAGGCGTCGTAGAGGAGCGAAAGGACCTCGCGGTCTACGGCAAACAGACCCGACCGCTGCCGAAGCTGCTCGAATACGCCTCTGACGTCCGGATCCCGGGGATCACCAACGACGAGCGTGGGACCGTCTCCTTTCTGGATGGGCTCGACGTGTCCTGTCGGGCCGACGGCGAGTGGCGTCGCTGGGTCGACCTCTCCGAGGGCGAAAAACGGACGCTCGCGAGCGCGCTGGTCAGACGCGCCGTCTCCCGCGGCGTCCCGGCGTTCAAGATCGATCGGCTGGTCGGGACGAGCTACGTCCTCACGGAGGAGCCAGTCGGCACCGAACTCCGCGACGCCAGCGAGTTCTCGACGCTTTTGAACGCGACGGCGAGATACGAGCGCGCCGACGTCGGCCTCGCGGTCTGTCTCGGCGACCGCGAGAGGGCTCTCGAGCGGGCGAGAGAACTGCTCGCGAACCACCGGCGGAACCTCTCGGCGGGGATCGAGTGGGTCGAAGAGCACGGCGTCACCCGCGAGGACAGCCTCCAGTGGTTCGACGCCGGAAGCGAGATCCGCGAGACGATCGTCGGGATCATCGCGGGGATGTCGATGGGTGCCGACGGCGTCTCTCGCGACGTGCCGATCGTCGCCTTCGCCGAGAAGGGCGACGGAGAGACGAAGGTCTCCGGCCGCGGGACGGGACCGCTCGTCGGGGACGGTCTGGATCTCTCGGCCGCGATAGGCGAGGCCGCCCGCGCGGTCGGCGGCGACGGCGGCGGCCACGACGTCGCCGCGGGCGCGACGATCCCGGCCGGGACAGAAGCCGAGTTCATCGAGCGCGCCGACGCGATCGTCGGCGAGCAACTCGAGTGA
- the ileS gene encoding isoleucine--tRNA ligase, with protein sequence MSRFAEVDDQYEPGAVEDRVFEYWDEVDAYEQAKRHRSDGEDFFFVDGPPYTSGAAHMGTTWNKTLKDAYIRYKRMCGYDVTDRPGYDMHGLPIETKVEENLGFENKKDIEAFGEENFIDECKSFAEAQLEGLQSDFKSFGVWMDWEDPYKTVDPEYMEAAWWGFSKAHDRGLVEQGKRSISQCPRCETAIANNEVEYEHVEDPSIYVKFELEDREGSLVIWTTTPWTIPANTFVAADADATYRAVEAERNGEQEVLYLEASCVEDVLEHGDYDGYEVREELPGAEMVGWTYEHPLRDRVPDAPDFEGALAVYDADYVEADRTGLVHSAPGHGEVDFERGQELGLEIFCPVGPDGVFREAAGEYAGQFVKDADDGIIADLDAEGHLLASERHHHDYGHCWRCDTPIIQMVTDQWFITVTDIKDELLANMADSEWYPREARDNRFRDFIEDSPDWNVSRQRYWGIPIPIWVPDAEASNGDVEGWDGDVEDAIVISTREELTERVDQSIDPESVDIHKDTVDDLTITEGDVTYTRVPDVFDVWLDSSVASWGTIGYPGNEEAFEELWPADLIMEAHDQTRGWFWSQLGMGSAALDEVPYKNVLMHGWALAEDGRKMSKSIGNIVAPQEAIERHGADPMRLFLLGQNPQGDDMRFSWDEMENRERDLNILWNVFRFPLPYMRLDEFDPDDVSIADAELETVDEWVLSRLQSVTAEMTEAWEAYRQDEALDALLEFVVEDVSRFYIQVVRERMWEEADSESKRAAYATLYHVLVETTKLLAPYAPFVAEEIYGTLTGEGGHDTVHMCEWPAVEASLRDPDLETDVAVVAAVEEAGSNARQQAERKLRWPVTRVVVAADEERAAEAVDRHRGLLRDRLNAREIELIDPDADWEELAYTARADMSVLGPTFGDAAGEIMNAINAVSVPEPTLETLSAAVVEELGREVELTEETVSFTTETPEEIEGTAFSVDGDDRGVVYVDTALTEDIESEGYAREVVRRIQEMRKELDLDIEREIRVDLDVRNDRVAGLVERHRDLVAGEVRAAAFGTVEDGYERVWDVEGVEMYISIEPVTDR encoded by the coding sequence ATGAGCAGGTTCGCCGAGGTCGACGACCAGTACGAACCCGGCGCGGTCGAGGATCGCGTCTTCGAGTACTGGGACGAGGTCGACGCCTACGAGCAAGCGAAACGCCACCGATCCGACGGCGAGGACTTCTTTTTCGTCGACGGCCCGCCGTACACCTCCGGGGCCGCCCACATGGGCACGACGTGGAACAAGACGCTGAAGGACGCCTACATCCGCTACAAGCGGATGTGCGGCTACGACGTGACCGACCGCCCCGGCTACGACATGCACGGGCTGCCGATCGAGACGAAAGTCGAGGAGAACCTCGGCTTCGAGAACAAAAAGGACATCGAGGCCTTCGGCGAGGAGAACTTCATCGACGAGTGCAAGTCCTTCGCCGAGGCGCAACTCGAGGGGCTCCAGAGCGACTTCAAGTCCTTCGGCGTCTGGATGGACTGGGAGGACCCATACAAGACGGTCGACCCCGAGTACATGGAGGCCGCGTGGTGGGGCTTCTCGAAGGCCCACGACCGCGGGTTGGTCGAGCAGGGCAAACGCTCGATCAGCCAGTGCCCGCGCTGTGAGACCGCAATCGCGAACAACGAAGTCGAGTACGAACACGTCGAGGACCCCTCGATCTACGTGAAATTCGAACTCGAGGACCGAGAGGGCTCGCTCGTCATCTGGACGACGACGCCGTGGACGATCCCCGCCAACACGTTCGTCGCCGCCGACGCCGACGCGACATACCGAGCGGTCGAGGCCGAACGGAACGGCGAGCAGGAGGTCCTCTATCTCGAGGCGTCCTGCGTCGAGGACGTCCTCGAACACGGCGACTACGACGGCTACGAGGTCCGCGAGGAACTCCCCGGCGCGGAGATGGTCGGCTGGACCTACGAGCATCCCCTCCGCGACCGGGTGCCCGACGCCCCCGACTTCGAAGGCGCACTGGCAGTCTATGACGCCGACTACGTCGAGGCCGACCGGACCGGACTCGTCCACTCCGCGCCCGGCCACGGCGAGGTCGACTTCGAGCGCGGGCAGGAACTCGGCCTCGAAATATTCTGTCCGGTCGGTCCCGACGGCGTCTTCCGGGAGGCCGCGGGCGAGTACGCCGGGCAGTTCGTCAAGGACGCCGACGACGGGATCATCGCCGACCTCGACGCCGAGGGGCACCTCCTCGCGAGCGAGCGCCACCACCACGACTACGGCCACTGTTGGCGCTGTGACACGCCCATCATCCAGATGGTCACGGACCAGTGGTTCATCACCGTCACCGACATCAAAGACGAGTTGCTCGCGAACATGGCGGACAGCGAGTGGTATCCCCGGGAGGCGCGGGACAACCGATTCCGGGACTTCATCGAGGACTCGCCCGACTGGAACGTCTCCAGACAGCGCTACTGGGGCATTCCCATCCCGATATGGGTCCCCGACGCCGAGGCCAGCAACGGCGACGTCGAGGGCTGGGACGGCGACGTCGAGGACGCCATCGTGATCTCCACCCGCGAGGAACTCACGGAGCGCGTCGATCAGTCGATCGACCCCGAGTCGGTCGACATCCACAAAGACACCGTCGACGACCTCACCATCACCGAGGGGGATGTCACCTACACGCGCGTCCCCGACGTCTTCGACGTCTGGCTCGACTCCTCGGTCGCCTCTTGGGGAACCATCGGCTACCCCGGCAACGAGGAAGCCTTCGAGGAGCTGTGGCCCGCGGACCTCATCATGGAGGCCCACGATCAGACCCGTGGGTGGTTTTGGTCCCAACTCGGGATGGGCAGCGCCGCCCTCGACGAGGTTCCATATAAAAACGTCCTCATGCACGGCTGGGCGCTCGCCGAGGACGGCCGCAAGATGTCCAAATCGATCGGCAACATCGTCGCCCCCCAGGAGGCGATCGAGCGCCACGGCGCGGACCCGATGCGGCTGTTCTTGCTCGGCCAGAACCCACAGGGCGACGACATGCGCTTTTCGTGGGACGAAATGGAGAACCGCGAGCGCGACCTCAACATCCTCTGGAACGTCTTTCGGTTCCCGCTGCCGTACATGCGGCTCGACGAGTTCGATCCCGACGACGTCTCGATCGCCGACGCCGAGCTCGAAACCGTCGACGAGTGGGTCCTCTCGCGGCTGCAGTCGGTCACCGCGGAGATGACGGAGGCGTGGGAGGCCTACCGCCAGGACGAGGCGCTCGATGCGCTCCTCGAGTTCGTCGTCGAGGACGTCTCGCGGTTTTACATCCAGGTCGTCCGCGAGCGGATGTGGGAGGAGGCCGACTCGGAAAGCAAGCGCGCTGCCTACGCGACGCTGTATCACGTCCTCGTCGAGACGACGAAACTGCTCGCGCCCTACGCGCCGTTCGTCGCCGAGGAGATCTACGGCACCCTGACGGGCGAGGGCGGCCACGACACCGTCCACATGTGCGAGTGGCCGGCGGTCGAGGCGTCGCTTCGTGACCCCGACCTCGAGACCGACGTCGCGGTCGTCGCCGCCGTCGAGGAGGCCGGCTCGAACGCCCGCCAGCAGGCCGAACGGAAGCTCAGATGGCCCGTCACGCGGGTCGTCGTCGCGGCCGACGAGGAACGCGCCGCCGAGGCGGTCGACCGCCACCGCGGTCTCCTTCGGGACCGGCTCAACGCCCGCGAGATCGAGTTGATCGACCCCGACGCCGACTGGGAGGAACTCGCCTACACCGCCCGGGCCGACATGTCGGTGCTCGGCCCGACGTTCGGCGACGCGGCCGGCGAGATCATGAACGCCATCAACGCCGTCTCGGTCCCCGAGCCGACGCTCGAGACGCTCTCGGCGGCCGTCGTCGAGGAACTCGGCCGCGAGGTCGAGTTGACCGAGGAGACGGTCTCGTTCACCACCGAAACCCCCGAGGAGATCGAGGGGACCGCCTTCTCGGTCGACGGCGACGACCGCGGTGTCGTCTACGTCGACACGGCCCTCACCGAGGACATCGAAAGCGAGGGGTACGCCCGCGAGGTCGTCCGCCGGATCCAGGAGATGCGCAAGGAACTCGACCTCGACATCGAACGCGAAATCCGCGTCGACCTCGACGTCCGCAACGATCGGGTGGCCGGCCTCGTCGAGCGCCACCGCGACCTCGTCGCCGGGGAGGTCAGAGCCGCCGCGTTCGGGACCGTCGAGGACGGCTACGAACGCGTCTGGGACGTCGAGGGCGTCGAAATGTACATTTCTATCGAACCCGTCACCGACCGGTAA
- a CDS encoding beta-CASP ribonuclease aCPSF1 — protein MSAVERKLDDIKATIVSEVPNDISVSDVTYEGPELVVYTRDPKEFASDGDLIRRLASKLRKRITVRPDPDVLARPGEARERILEVVPDEAGVSDLDFHADTGEVVVEAQKPGMVIGRHGSTLREITQKVGWTPEVVRTPPIESSTVSNVRNFLKQEREERRDILERIGRQIHREEMSDDEWVRITTLGCCREVGRAAFILNTPETRVLIDCGDKPGAEGEVPYLQVPEALGAGASKIDAVVLTHAHLDHSALVPLLFKYGYDGPIYCTEPTRDLMGLLTLDYLDVAAKEGRTPPYDSAQVREAIKHCIPIEYGDVTDIAPDLKLTFHNAGHILGSAVTHFHVGDGLYNVAFSGDIHYDDTRLFNGAVNDFPRVETLVMESTYGGRNDYQTDQEDSEEKLKEVIRETTTEGGKVLIPAFAVGRSQEIMLVLEEAMRKGEIPEVPVHLDGMIWEATAIHTTYPEYLRDDLRDRIFHDDENPFLADQFNHIDGGEDERQEVADGGPCIVLSTSGMVEGGPIMSWLTHVGGESESSLVFVGYQAQGTLGRRIQNGWDEIPMNDRSSSRGTLTLNMGVETVDGFSGHADRQGLMNFVRTMNPRPEKVLCVHGDESSVQDLSSALYHDFNMRTFAPKNLETFRFK, from the coding sequence ATGAGTGCAGTAGAGCGGAAACTCGACGATATCAAGGCGACGATCGTGAGCGAAGTGCCGAACGACATCTCCGTGTCCGACGTGACGTACGAGGGCCCCGAGTTGGTCGTGTACACCCGCGATCCCAAGGAGTTCGCGAGCGACGGCGATCTGATCCGACGGCTCGCCTCGAAGCTCCGAAAGCGGATCACGGTTCGGCCCGACCCGGACGTCCTCGCCCGGCCCGGCGAGGCCCGCGAGCGGATTCTCGAGGTGGTCCCCGACGAGGCCGGCGTCTCGGATCTCGACTTCCACGCCGACACCGGCGAGGTCGTCGTCGAGGCTCAAAAACCGGGTATGGTCATCGGCCGACACGGCTCGACGCTCCGGGAGATCACCCAGAAGGTCGGGTGGACCCCGGAGGTCGTCCGGACGCCGCCGATCGAGTCCTCGACGGTCTCGAACGTCCGGAACTTCCTGAAACAGGAGCGCGAGGAGCGCCGGGACATCCTAGAGCGGATCGGCCGCCAGATCCACCGCGAGGAGATGTCCGACGACGAGTGGGTCCGGATCACGACGCTCGGGTGCTGTCGGGAGGTCGGACGCGCCGCGTTCATCCTCAACACGCCCGAGACGCGCGTGCTCATCGACTGCGGCGACAAGCCCGGCGCTGAGGGTGAGGTCCCGTATCTCCAGGTGCCGGAGGCGCTCGGCGCGGGCGCGTCGAAGATCGACGCGGTCGTGTTGACCCACGCCCACCTGGATCACTCGGCGCTGGTACCGCTCTTGTTCAAGTACGGCTACGACGGCCCGATCTACTGCACCGAGCCGACCCGCGACCTGATGGGGCTTTTGACGCTGGATTACCTCGACGTGGCCGCCAAGGAGGGTCGAACGCCGCCGTACGACTCCGCGCAGGTCCGGGAGGCGATCAAACACTGCATCCCGATCGAGTACGGCGACGTGACCGACATCGCGCCGGATCTGAAGCTCACCTTCCACAACGCCGGCCACATCCTCGGCTCGGCGGTGACGCACTTTCACGTCGGCGACGGCCTCTACAACGTCGCCTTCTCCGGCGACATCCACTACGACGACACCCGGCTTTTCAACGGCGCGGTCAACGACTTCCCGCGCGTCGAGACGCTCGTGATGGAGTCGACCTACGGCGGCCGAAACGACTACCAGACCGACCAAGAGGACTCCGAGGAGAAACTCAAGGAGGTGATCCGCGAGACGACGACGGAGGGCGGGAAGGTGTTGATTCCCGCCTTCGCCGTCGGGCGCTCCCAGGAGATCATGCTCGTCCTCGAGGAGGCGATGCGGAAGGGCGAGATCCCGGAGGTGCCGGTCCACCTCGACGGGATGATCTGGGAGGCGACGGCGATTCACACCACCTACCCGGAGTACCTGCGGGACGACCTCCGGGACCGGATCTTCCACGACGACGAGAACCCGTTTTTGGCGGACCAGTTCAACCACATCGACGGCGGCGAGGACGAACGCCAGGAGGTCGCCGACGGCGGCCCCTGTATCGTCCTCTCGACGTCGGGGATGGTCGAAGGCGGCCCGATCATGTCGTGGCTCACCCACGTCGGCGGCGAGTCGGAGTCCTCGCTCGTCTTCGTCGGCTACCAGGCCCAGGGGACGCTCGGCCGACGCATCCAGAACGGCTGGGACGAGATCCCGATGAACGACCGCTCGAGCAGCCGTGGAACGCTGACGCTGAACATGGGCGTCGAGACGGTCGATGGCTTCTCCGGGCACGCCGACCGCCAGGGGCTTATGAACTTCGTCCGGACGATGAACCCCCGTCCAGAGAAGGTCCTCTGTGTGCACGGCGACGAGTCCTCCGTACAGGACCTCTCCTCGGCGCTGTATCACGATTTCAATATGCGGACGTTCGCGCCGAAGAACCTCGAGACGTTCCGGTTCAAGTGA